The genomic stretch gctctgcagggggctgtgcagagcagtggcTGGAAGGTGACTGCAGGGATTTGAGGCTTGCTTTGCTAAGTCTGAGCCTGGAATCAAAGAGGTCTGGAGGATTAACAGGATCTATCCAATACATTAGAATGCCTGGGAAAAGGGGGGAGGTgtggcagtgtgtgtgtgaaggAAAAAGGCCCCAGTCAGGTGCTGCAGGTGTAAAGGCTTCAACAAGGGGTGTGAGAGCACCCAAGGGCCCAGCAGAGAGGGGATCTTTGACAACAGAGTAGCCCTGAGGGGCCAGATCCTTAACTGCAGGATGTGAAGCAGCATTCTTGCAGCTagaggggctgtgcaggcaccAGGAGTCTGGTGCTACCCTAAGGTGAGCTGTCCATGGAAAAATAGCATTTGCTGATTTGGATAAATGAATAAAAGCTGAGAAGCCTGTGTGTGGTGTGTGGGTATctctggagggagctggggaatcCTGAATAAGTTCCCTGATTTATTattgcagggcaggcaggagtgcACACAGGATTTTCCAGCCTACTctgccaggaggctgcaggctcaggggcCTGGGACTGCCtgagccctgagctcccagcactgccaggctcggggatgtgggagtccagtGGGAGCCACTGAGATACTCCaagccaagggctggagccaggcgCAGAGAGCTGCCTCCTGTGTTcacctggggaggagaaggctccggggacacctcagagcccctgccagggcctaaaggggctccaggagagctggagagggactggggacaaggcatggagggacaggacacagggaatggcttccactgccagagggcagggctggatgggatattgggaattaggaattgttccctggcagggtgggcaggccctggcacagggtgcccagagcagctggggctgcccctggatccctggcagtgcccaaggccaggctggagagggcttggagcagtctgggacagtgggaggtgtccctgccatggcagggatgagATGGAATGGgctttgaagtttttttccccttccccctgccccagtCCATTCTGAGATTCAGCTGTCTGTGCACACCAGCCCTTTCACTCCCCTGCAGCAGACAgaagcagcaggctctgcttgttgaaaaataaatatttatttacatctGAGAAGAGAGTTAATGTGTAAATTGGTCTTGTGGGGATTCCATCGATCCAGGTCCAGGCTGGTGCAGCCTCTTTGCTTTGTGTGCTCgaggcagctcctccctgaggcactgggagaggctcccccagcccctcgggGAAGGACAGGGTCTGGAGAAGCTCCTGTGTCCATGGGCATCTCCTGGAGCCTCCCAGCTGCTTCCTCCAGCCTGGAGGGGACTCGAGAAAGGAAGGAATGTGGTGGGAACGAGCTCTGGCAGTGTCCGTGCTGCTCCCTTGGGCCAGAGcaaggggctggggctgggggtgtctccagctcctccaggccaGCACAGGaccaggacaggagcagccgTGCTCAAACCACACCACCTCGGCTGCTTCCCTTGCTCCTGAGCTTCCCGGGATCCACAGCCTGCTTGGCTGGGGGGGATGATGCTTTGGCACCCCACTGGAAAGGAAACTCCCAGGATTTTAGCCTTTGGCCAGCCTTTggttcctgagctcctgccaggctggcaaTGCAGCTTTCCCTCCGCAAagcaggggaggctgggctggatgcTGAACTGGCACGGGGGAGGTTGGGCTCTGCCCCAGTGAGTtgctgctctcaaatccttcaCTCCCAAGTGGTTTTGAGGCTCCATCCTTggctctgcccatggcaggggcaccAGGGGTTTgtgcacctgcagagcagcgAGGAGAGGATGGGAGCTGCTGTTCTGTGTCAGTGATGAGgttgggagcaggagcagcccctcgCTGAGCCGAGCTTTACAGGGTGGCTGTGGACGCCTGGTgagctggccctgggctgggacacagggacagggaagccCCGGCTGTGGCGTGGCCCAGGGTACAGGGTGTGACAGCATCTCCCACTGCCACTGCCGAGGGccaggctgcccctgcctgctgtgATCCCACAGGTGCCCAGGGGGGTGTGGGTGTCCCAGGGGTTCCCTGTGTGGGAGGTGTCCTGAGGgaggctgccaggctctgcaggtgctcaggcacggggagaagcagcagggctgcacacacagcaatGCCTGCAAGAGCCAGGGGTGCCACCTCCCACTCGGGTCACAGCAGGGATgtcccttccagcagctccagtgtggcacagccagacactcatcccagcctggccatcccgggtgggcactgcccagcacagcttcctgcagcctcctgctctccagccaggCCCTGTGGTCACTGTGGCCAGCAGCCCCTCTACCCTGGCTGGTCACCACCTcactgggcacagcagagcaccgGGTGGTCGAGCTTCCAGAGCTGCCACTTCTTCTTCATCTCGGACTTCACCTGCcatggaggggagggagaaggggcttATCCGtggctgtgccctccctgcaggcagggggtggggtggggaagCCGGGCAGGaggtgccatggcagggatacAGACAAGGACAGGGACGTTACCTCTTTGTTGGCAAAGCAGTACAGCACAGCCACCaggaagccctgcagggagagccagcAGTGAGCCCCTCGCTGCTGtccctctcctggggctgggatgggcttaGGCTCCCCCCAGGCCACTCCTGGGTGTTTTTAGGGCTGGGGTCCCCATGGCACCGCTGCCCAGAgagcacaggaggcagcagcacgCTCTCAAGGGCAGAGGCGGCGCCGCCCTTCCCATGGAAGCACCACAGGAGAGCAAGCTCAGAGAGGGAGCCCCTGACCTCGGCTCCATGGTGTGCCCAGAGCAAGGATTTGTTCCACTCCCACCTCACCTGGAAGGAGTTGAGGAAGAGGGTGAAGAACACCTTGACGTAGCGCAGGATGCCCGTGGTTTGCTCGTCCGTGGCGAAGATGAAAACGACCTCGTGGATCCCGAAGAGAGGGATGAGGGTCAGGGTGGCTTTGGCCAGCCTGGGGGTCAGTAAAACTCCCAGTTAATCCCAGGGCGGTCGTTGAAGGATGTGCAAGGTGGAGGAGAGGCCCGAGGAGGGGTCGGGAGTGTGGAGGTGGCGTTATCCCGTTAGCCCAGACTGGCCCCgccccactcccagcccacCTCAGCTTGTAGTCGGCGTAGCCCTTCTGGTTGGCCCGGAGCTTGGCCAGGATCACCTTGAGGATCCGCATGAAGATGAGCAGGTTGATCTGGGAGGAGGAGACAGGGcaggggcacacagagcccagcactcCCACCCTGGCTGTGACACTCACCCAGCAGGAGATGGCATCCCCTGTGCTGCCGAAGCTGCTGCCACCCTTCCTACCCTCCTGCCATCCCAAAATCCCGGCTacaaagcagcaggagccacccccagcccctttcTCTGGGGTTCAGCACCCCAGCTTCCTTCATGAACCCCCAGAACCAGGGGTCAGCAAACTGCTGAACCCCCTGTGCATTTGGCTGGTCCTTGCAGGCCAGCTCTCCCTCCTGGCCACTGCTGGAAGCTtcccagggccaggagccagggctgagctgctgctgtccaaacagccccggggctggcagctgctccctaCCAGGGAGGCGAGCAGGATGGGGATGCGGATGATCCACCAGTAAGCCATGTTCTCGttcagtgcccagcacctgccGGGGAGGAGAGACAGCACCGTCACCCTGGGTGGGGGCAGCATCATCCAAGAGctttccagccccagccaggaggctcagggacactcagcagcctctgagcatcCCAGCAGGACtcccctccatccatccatccatccatccatccatccatccatccatccatccatccctccatccatccctccatccatccatccatccatccatccatccatccatccatccatccatccatccatccatccgtccctgtccatccatccctgtccatccatccatccatccatccatccatccatccatccatccatccatccatccatccatccatccctccatccatccatccatccatccatccatccatccatccatccatccatccatccatccatccccgtccatccatccctgtccatccatccatccatccatccatccatccatccatccatccctccctccatccatccatccatccatccatccatccatccatccatccatccatccatccatccatccgtccctgtccatccatccatccatccgtccctgtccatccatccatccatccatccatccatccatccatccatccctgtccgtccatccatccatccatccatccatccatccatccatccatccctccatccctccatccatccatccctgtccatccctccatccatccccactCACTCCGCATTCTCCTTCAGGTACTTGGCGGCCATCCAGGGCACCACGAACACCACGGGAGTCCCTGCAAGTCACACAGCAAACCCTGTAAAACCAAGTACCCTCCTGAGCTGAGAAACCACCCCCGTGCCCGGGGGGACCCCCGGGGTGGCAGAGCCCCCACCCCACACCCTCCTGGGACGGTCGGGACCGCGGTGCCCCCGGGTGACACcgggcactgtcccctccctgtggggCGCCCGGGTGGCCCCTACCCCAGCCCAGGTAGAGGTAGAGCCTGTAGTAATTCTTCTCGGAGAACACGGCCCCGATGAGCAGCTTGTAGAGGTAGACAGCTTCCACCAGGAACCAGTAGTGGTTGGCCAGGATGCAGTACTGCATCAGCACCTGCGCCGCGCGGCACCCCAGCGCTGCCTGCCACGGGAGAGCCAGCGtggggctgcctgtgcccacGGGCACCCCACGGCTCACCACAGGCACCAGGCAGCCCAGGAGATCATCCACGGGGGCGTGGTGCTGCACAGGCACCCCAAGAACCCTGAGAGCTCCCCCACGGGGCCACAGGTGCCCTGAGGGCtcacccagagctgcacaggcacccCCAGAGCTCACCCATCAGGGGCATGGGTGGCACCGAGGGCTCATCCCTCAGGTGCCACACAGGCCCAGAGCTCACCCAGCAGGTGCACAGGTATCCCAAGAGTTCACCCGCTGGGTCATGGGCAGCACAGGCACCCCAAAAGCGTGTCCACCGTGTGGATGGGCACCCCAGGACCACACACAGGCACCCCTAGACCTCATCCACCAGGTTCATGGGAAACACTggcaccccagagctcccccagcaggcgtctggggctgcaggggcaccgACCCCccgccagccctgccctgggcgAGGGTcccacgctgtccccagcccagcgcTTGCCTCGTGGCTCAGCAGAGCCTCCCAGTCGGCCACCTGCACCAGCTCCACGCCCCAGCGCCGCTCCAGCAGCGCGTCCTTCACCATCACCGAGGTGGCGCGCAGCCCGAAGGAGGCGAACAGGTTGGCGTGGATGTAATTCCTGGTGCAGCGCAGGTTCCTGCAGGAGCGGGGTCAGGCGGGGCCGGCACAgcggggagggagcaggggcgGGGCCGTGTCCTACCTGCAGGCGGTGAGGACGAGCAGGGCGGAGATGAGGGTGAGCAGTGACAGCGAGTACCCCACGGTGTAGAGCACCTTGAAGCTCACCATGAGCCGGCGGGCGCCTTCCTGCAGGGGAGCACAGCGCCAGGGAGCCCAGGTGGGTGCGGGCCCACCCCCGGCCAGGCTGCCTTGgccatccctgctgtcccaccGGGTCCCACCTCCTCAGCAGTGACCTCCAGCTCATCCTCGCACTGGGAGTAgtccctccagggctggctgccgTTCACTGTCACCCACTGGCCGTCGGTGCCACACCTGCGGCTCACCAGCCCGTGCTTCACTGCGGACACCAAGCACCGGCACAGTCCcccaggctcccccagcccctctcccggGATGAGGGATCTGCCCCTGCTcagtgccctgctccagggcaggcatgagcagagctggctctgctcgGAGCCCCAGGCCTCCCCTCACCCCGGGTCTGCTCATGGGTCCCTCTGCCCCTGTCAGGCAAAGGGAGGGGAACCCTGAGagcctctccagccccagaacAGCTCAGCCTGAGCTTCCAGCCCGGGGATGGCAGGAGGGCATCCTCACCTTTCTCAAACCAGGGCAGGTAGAAGGGGCAGGAGACGTtgacagcagtgccagggctcccaTCGGGCCAGCAGGCGTACATGTCAAATGTCCTGTTACAGAACAGCCCTTccaagggcaggggcagggacagggacagggaaagccATTGCTCAGATGCTGGTGGCACAGACACACCGAGCCTTGCTATCCCAGCACCTCTGAGGGGGCTGATGCCACCCTGAAATGGGCCCATGTGCCCCACACCAGCCTCAGCCCCCCAGGACATCCAGCCCTGGGTACCCATCTGACATGTGGAGGTCCTTGTCAGTCCCTTGGCTCACCCTCCGTGGGGAGAGGACGTGCAGTCCCCCTGCACCCTCCGGAGCAGAGGACGCTGCAGGGGGATAAGacccagctctggctctgagTGCCCCCGAGCTGGCACGGCCGGTACCTGCCGGGTAGGGCTCGCTCGCCATCCTCCTCAGGCACTCGTCACGGTACCGCAGCCACTCCTCGAAGGTCTTCTCCAGCACCTTGGCCCCTCCGTGCTGCAAGCCCAGAACCGGGTCAGAGCCTCCAGAGCTTTGACTGCCTCCGTGAAGCGCTGCCagagcctggggcagggcaggagcccggCCCGGAGCCGGGACGGAGCCGCCCCGCGGAGGTCGGAGCCCGGCAGTGCCAAccccgctgccccggccccagcccggCCCTCACCGGCACGGAGGAgaggaggcacagccaggcaagcTGGACGAGGCTCCGCAGGGATCCAGCTCCAGGCGTGTCCCTCATGGCCGCTCCCAGCCtaaccagtgctcccagtgccgGGGGGCGTCTCAAACTGGGCCGGGGACCCCGAtcctggggagagggggaggaacGGGGGCAGCTCGGCTCTGCCAGCGACTCGCACCCGGTGAAGGCAGAGATGTGCTTCCCAAGCCAGCAGAGGAGAAGGTCCTGGGCATGgcctgggctgccacagccccgGGTCAGCTCCTTGATGGAGCCAAAACCTCGGGGAGcgccaggcagagcagccagggtgTAAATGGATCTCACGTCTTGGATGAGCCTGCTCAGCTTCCACCCACCGCCGCCAGCCCCGAGGGGAGCAAACCCCACCGTGACAGCCGTGACAGCCCCAGTGCcgccccagtgccaccccagtgcctGGCACCCCTGGGTGAGCcgggaaggggctgcagggacaggaggcagCGAGACCTCTCTGGGGTCCCCTGGGCCCCCACCCCCAGCGGGGCTGGCACCcccattccagctgtgccccaccaCGTCCCGCCCGGTCCCGGTCTCGGCTggcccagagccctcccagcccagccgggGGCTCGGGGGCGGAGCAGCTCCGCCACCTCCGGGGCTCCCCGCCCCTCCCGGGGCTCCCCATCGCTCCGGGCTGGACGATCCCAGCCCggctccctcctccagcaccGACCTCCCGGTTTGTCCCCCACGAGGGTCCCCAGGCGGTCCCGCTCGGTGCCTGCGGAGGTCCCGGGGCTCCGCCGTTTCCTCCGCCCGCTTACCCGGCTCCGCGGGACCGGCAGTCCCGGTGTCCCGCTGTTCCCGCTGTTCCCGGTGTCTTGCTTGTCCTGCTCTTCCCGGTGTTCCCGGTGTTCCCGGTGTTCCCGCTGTCACGGGCAGCCCCGGCTCCGCGAGGTGAACGCGGCGGTGACCGAGCGGCGTCTGCGGCAGAGCCGCCTCCTGCCAGCGCCGTGCCCCGACGggagggggctttgggggggctTCGGGGGGAGGTCGGGGGCGGCACCGCCTCCCGGGGCTCCGGGTGCCCGGTGGGACTCGGGGGGTCCCGGCGCCGCTGCCCCCACGCCCGTTGAGCTCCAGCACGGAGCCACGGAGCCCCCCGGGAATCCCACGGGGATCGgggtccagcccagccctgccgggGGTCCCTGACTGAGTCACACGGGGATGGGGGAGCAGGTCCAGGTCCAGCCCCTTCGGGAGTCCCTGGTGGAATCACgcggggacagggatgggggtcCAGgtccagccccactgagggtCCCCAGCTGCATcacacggggacagggatgggggtgCAGCCCCCAAACTGTGAGGCACTGGGAGCGGATCAAGGATCCAGCCCCCTTCAGTGTCCCCCAGAGCCACTGTCCCTCCatcacacagccccagggaaagTCCTTCACCTCCCAGGCTCGGTGTcaccctggctgtcccctgggctgggtgacagcccctgtgcaggcagggtgGGCTGTGGGGGCCACCCTCCCCCTGACCAGGAGGCCCTGGGGACAGTAGTGGATCCAGCACAGGACACAGCCCGTGACATCCACGGGCCCCATCAGCCAGCCAGGGGAACtccaagggcagggacaagcCATGGGACAAGCCTGGTGGCCCTGGTCATGCTGCCTCCCCAGCACACGTGCTggcagtggggagggagggtctgtgctggggaaggtgaCTATGCCACCAGGGAGCAGGAGATCCCCTGAGGTCCCCAAATCAccagtgcagcccctccaggctccctcccagtgcagctgtgcctccctcctgctgcaatgctggtgcccaccctgccctgcagcagggggtTCATCCCCCAAGCTGGCTGAATGCTCcagaaaacacatttgtttTGCAAAAATAAGATGTTTGCCtcaaagctgctgcagtggaGCAGACACAGGAGTCAGAGGGACGAGGagccacagctgtggctgcagtgatGCGAGCAGAGTCTGTGCCTTCCCAGTGACAAATAACGCCCtgggggagcagcccagggaaagGATTTGctgtttggggggaaaatgaggcCTCAGGTGcctccaccagcaccagccAACACCAGGGTGTTTGCTCATTGACAGATTATGAACTTTGGACAAGAGCCTGGAGGACACAGGGAAcacttcccactgccagagggcagggctggatgggatattgggaattaggaattgttccctggcagagtgggcaggccctggcacagggtgcccagagcagctgtggctgcccctggatccctggcagtgcccaaggccaggctgggcagggcttggagcagcctgggacagtgggaggtgtccctgctcatggcaggggtggcactggatgggctttaatgtcccttcaacccaaaccattccatgatgcTACAGCCCCAGGGCATTCATGGGGGATGATTCCAGCCAGGTCCCCCTGCCCAGACTGACACTGCACACCTGCACCCCACAGATGCCCCTGTGTGAGCCCgtccaaaggcagcaggagcatgGGCTGGGCTCATCCCACAAGGatgctggatttggggggagcccagggctgcagcactggaTGCCATTCCCCAGAGAGGAATCACAAACTCTGGATGTTATTGTCCTGCTGAGGTCCATCTGGATGGGACTGTCTCCCATGTCCCTGGAATGGGGACATGAGGAACGAGCTGTTCCTCTCCATATGGATGCATTTCAGGTGGATCTCCATAATCCCATCTGTAGCTGCAGcaccccaggctctgccagggccaGATCCTGATCCATGGGGTGCTCAGAGCCATgggaagaggggctgggacagcaccCCTCTCCCAACAGCTGCTGTCCTGCCAGGGTGGGCTTGGCACACAGCTGTCACCGAGGAGACACAAGTGGTAAATTGATTTAATGATTTATTAAAGGTGATGTTCACCATCAGAGCTGGGAAAACTGTCCTGGAGGGGTCTCAGGAATTGAAGCTGTTGGTGTTTCTTGGGcagcctgagagctgcaggggtGCTCCAGGGCCCTGCATGGGAGAATCATGGAATtctttaggttggaaaagccctctgagatcatcgagtccaatgaggcagcactgccaggtccacCATTAACCCATATCCCTAAAGCACCACATCTACAAGTTTTTGGAACACTTCCATggatggtgactccagcactgctctcagcagcctgttccagtgcctgatcTCTCTTTCAAAGAAGatattttcccaatatccaacccaaacctcctctggtgcagctggaggccgtttcctctggtcctgtccctgttccccgGGAGAAAAGCCAGGGTCACTAAGGGGTAAACACCCAGCGAGAGAAGCCCCGGGGCTAAATCCCTTCCCCCAGCGctgtcaccagcagcacctcctgaaGGCAGCTGTCACTTTATCCATCCATTATTGATGGGGGAATCCACCCGTGAGCATTATTGCAGCATCTGCTAACCAAGGTGCTTTGCTCCCATCCAGAAGCAATTCGCAGAACAGAAGCACTCACCAACACATCCCGACCCCCACTTATGCAGCAAACTTCCCAGAAAAGGCAGTGGGAGAGAAATCCATCAGCATGTGAGTGGCCAGCGAGCAGCGTGGGGAGGGACGCGGCTCCCTGCGGCGGAGCCACCTCCAGTGCtgcccctggggcagctctcgGGGTTTTGGTCAGCTTTGCAGAACGGGAGTATCTGTTTCCATCCCGTTTCCATCTCATTTCCACCCCATTTCCAGCTTGTTACCACCCCCTGTGGCGATGACAGCCAGGGACCCCACTCCATCACCCACAAAGGTCACTCCGAGCCGGTGTTCCCGCACGTCACCACATTCCCATCGGTGACAAATGAGTGTTCCCGAGCGTTCCCGGCTCACAGAGGCTCCGCTGGGCTTGGCACTGTCTCAGAGCCCTCGGCAGCTGcgctccctgcagcagccccgggCACTCGGGATGCAAACCGCGATTCAAAGCTGACCCGGCCTCCTCGCTTTCCGTGGGGATTCTCGCCTAATTCACGCCGGAAGGTTTAAACGATGATCAAGAACTTCTCTGAAATTCATCGCTATTCACATCCtgccccggggccgggctccTTGTCCCCTGCTCTGCCGAAGGGCcttgcaggcagggcagcatcCACGTTCCAAGGGTTCCGATAGCGGGAATTCAAGGAGCAGACAATAGAATGCatcttttatttcctccctgcctgctAGGAGCCCGGCTGCAGCTTTTGCTGTTACCgaccctggggctgcagcacaaggaaaacctggctggagctgctggagagagtccagggGAGCCCacggagatgctccaagggctgaagccaggctggcagagctgggggtgctcacctggagaggagaaggctccagggacacctcagagcccctgccagggcctaaaggggctccaggagagctggagagggactggggacaagggatggaggaacaggacacagggaatggctctcactgccagagggcagggctggaattgttccctggcagggtgggcaggccctggcacagggtgcccagagcagctggggctgcccctggatccctggcagtgcccaaggccaggctgggcagggcatggagcagcctgggacagtgggaggtgtccctgctgaccccctCCAGGTGAAAACACTGCTAATTGTCACTTAGCTTAATCCTCATTAAgctgggcagggtcaggcttAGCCCCAGGTGCAATCACTAAGGGACATCTTCATCAGAGCCCTTCACTGCTCCTCAGGGGGGTGGTAGAGCTTTGCCACCTCAGGGTGGTCCCCAAAACTCCCAGGGGAAGCTGGAGGATCTCCTTTGGTGTTTGCCAGAGCACATTTGCAGTCACTCTGAGGAATAAGAGGCTCTGTCCTGAGTGTGAGGGCTGAGCCCTCTCTccacccagcccaggcagggagggtgAGCAGCCCCTGTGGGCCTGGGGtgcccctcagctgctctgagaaCAAAATGTGTTCTCCACACCTTTAATAGCCTGTTCTGTAAAACCAAGGGATTAAGAAATTGCTCTGGGTTCTGGGTCTTTCCCAGCCTTCCAGCTGTCCCAAGTGTTGGATGTTTGCCACCTTCTGGGATTGTGATggatgaaaatgtattttcagcctggactggagctggcactgctctgctgtgctcagcaaagCATTCAAGTCACTCAGACTTACCAGgtgagagctgggctctgcattTCCCTCCAGCCAGAAGGTCTGAGAGGGCTCCAGAAAAACTCCCCCCTAGTCTGCCAATGCCTCATGATACGAAACCTGGCTtagagctgggatggggagggccTGAGACTGGAGGTTCTGCGCTGTCACAAGGCAGGATGCTCCAGGTGGGACTGCTGGAAGCCCAGCGACCCCAGGAGATGTCAGGATGTGTCTCCTCCAGCATCATCTGGGTGATTTGGGAATCACTGAGAGCCCCCAGGCACAGTGCTGGTGGGAAAGCTCCCCCCCCCCACCGACTTTGggcaaaatgaagtgaaaaagcAACTTGCCCAattgtcacagacatattttatgaaaaattcttttgccaggatttttctcctgagaagctgagaggtctcagaaaagaaatgtaaacaataattatctgctgctgtgggatgcaacaggagcatctttgattggtctcatgtggctGTTTTTAATTGATGGCCAAtaacagtccagctgtctcagactctctggtcagtcacaagattttattatcattccattcctttcctttcaagccttctgatgaaatcctttcttctattcttttagtacagtttaatatatcattttcttttaatataatatacatcataaaataataaatcagctttctgaaacatggagtcaagattctcatctcttcccttgttgGGGTTGCCTGCAAATTCCACACCCAGTTCTTAGCAGCTCCTTGCACgtgttcctgcaggagcaggggggtCTGAGGCTGGGCAGCACCCTGGTCTTGGTGCAGTTCCTGCTGTTCTCCTGTGCTTGCAGGGACGAGCTCCTCTGCTCAAACACAGCCCCCACAGGGGGTCCATGTGTCAATCAcagaattatggaatggtttgggtgggaaaggacatTAAAggtcacccagtgccacccctgccatggcagggacaccttccactgtcccaggctgctccaagccctgcccagcctggccttgggcactgccagggatccaggggcagccccagctgctctgggcaccctgtgccagggcctgcctaCCTTGGGCTTTTTCTGGAATCAGATTTCTGCACATTTACAGGATCTTCACAAAAATGTGGGGGTTT from Haemorhous mexicanus isolate bHaeMex1 chromosome 17, bHaeMex1.pri, whole genome shotgun sequence encodes the following:
- the LOC132335185 gene encoding glucagon receptor-like, encoding MRDTPGAGSLRSLVQLAWLCLLSSVPHGGAKVLEKTFEEWLRYRDECLRRMASEPYPAGLFCNRTFDMYACWPDGSPGTAVNVSCPFYLPWFEKVKHGLVSRRCGTDGQWVTVNGSQPWRDYSQCEDELEVTAEEEGARRLMVSFKVLYTVGYSLSLLTLISALLVLTACRNLRCTRNYIHANLFASFGLRATSVMVKDALLERRWGVELVQVADWEALLSHEAALGCRAAQVLMQYCILANHYWFLVEAVYLYKLLIGAVFSEKNYYRLYLYLGWGTPVVFVVPWMAAKYLKENAECWALNENMAYWWIIRIPILLASLINLLIFMRILKVILAKLRANQKGYADYKLRLAKATLTLIPLFGIHEVVFIFATDEQTTGILRYVKVFFTLFLNSFQGFLVAVLYCFANKEVKSEMKKKWQLWKLDHPVLCCAQ